Genomic window (Fibrobacter sp.):
TTTCGATTCCGGACGGCGGGCGATGACTCCCATGTTGCTGCAAGGGACGTCCAGGAGGATGCGATCAAATTCAGAATTCGGAATTCGGAATTCAGAATTTGAACGCGGAGATAAAAGTGCGTCGATGCATTCCAGCCGCACGTTCACAAGGCCCAGACGGTCTAACAAGTCTTGCATCTTTTCTACGCGGAACTCCGAAACGTCGCTGGCCAGAATATCCAGAGTCGGGTCCATCTCGGCCATCAGCGCGGACTTTCCGCCGGGGGCGGCACAGGCGTCCCAGACTTTTTGGCCGGGCTTTAAGTCCAGCAGTTTCACCACCTCATAGGCGGCCGGGTTCTGCAGGCTGAATTCGCCGTTGGCAAAAGACTCTGATTCCAGAATGGGCTTGAGTTTTGCATCGGTCGGCACTTGAATGTAGCGGCCGTAAACCAATTCGGAATTCGGATTTCGGATTTCGAAATTTAATGTCAAACTCAATTTCTTGACAAGCGCCTCTACCGTCGTTTTTTGCAGATTCACCCGGAGCCATTCGGAGGGGCGCTCCAGAGTATCCTTCGCAAGGGCCTCGGCACGGTCCGCTCCGTAAATATCGAACCACCGGCGCACCAGACTTTCGGGAACGGAATTCTCCACGGAAACGCGACGCACCCGCTGGGGAGGAAGCTGCGGCAGGCCGGACCTGCGCGCGGCATGCAGCACGGCGTTCACGAGCCGCGCGGAACCTTCTTGAAGGTTCGCCGCCTTCGAAAGTTCCACGCTTGTCGAAACGGCGGCGTGGTCCGGAACCTCCATAAAAAACATCTGGAAAAGTCCCATTTCAAGAATGGTGCAGACTTCCAGGGAGGGCTTCTTCTTTGTCAGAGACTTGATGAAATACTGCAGGTACAAATGCCTGCGGCACACGCCCAAGGCAAGTTCCATCGCAAAAGGCGAAAGCCCGCTTTCCTTGATAAAAGTCCCTTCCTTTTGCCACAACAAAAGGACCCGGTACGCGTCCATGCGCTCTATCAAGGAATCCTCTAGCAAAAGCAAAGTCCTTCGCGGTTCTGGATTCCCCGCATAAAGTCCGCTACCGGCATGGGCTTCTTGCCTTCGGCCTGAATCTCGAGAACTTCTAGCAGGCCATCGCCCGTGCCCACATAAAAGCGGTTATCCTTGAATTCCACCGCGCCGGGGGTAAGCTTCGACTCCACCTCCGGAGTATCCGTCTTGCGGAGGTAAACCATGCGACCACCCAGCTTTCCGTATCCGCCAGGCCAGGGGTTGAAAGCCCGGATCCTGTTGTGGATTACGGCAGCAGGCAGATTAAAATCGATAAGGCCTTCTTCCTTTTTCAGTTTCGGAGCGCCGCTGGCCTGGGCATGGTCCTGGGTCAAGTCCTTTTCGCGACCTTCCAGCAACTGGCAGATAGCATCGTCCAGGGCTTCGCAGCCGGGGGCCACCATCTTTCCCAAAAGCGATGCCGTGGTGTCCTGATGGTCAATGGCCACCGTGCGCTGGGCGAGAATCGGGCCGTGGTCCATCTTTTCGTCCAGGCGGAAAACCGTCACGCCCGTTTCTTTAAGGCCGTCAGCAATGGCCCGCTGCACCGGGGCGGCACCGCGGTACTTGGGCAAAAGACTTCCGTGAACGTTCACGGCGCCGAACTTCGCTACGGAGAGAATGTTCTTCGGCAAAATCGAGTAGGCCACCACCACGAAAAGGTCCGCACCGTAGGCCCGCAGGGCGTCCTCGAATTCGGGGTCCTTCAGGTCGGTGGGTTGCAGCACAGGGAGCCCGAATTCGAGGGCCAGTTGTTTCACTGGCGGCGGCGTTAGCACGCGCCCACGCCCTGCCGGCCGGTCCGGCTGTGTCACCACAGCCACCACGTCCGCAAAATCACATTCCTTGAGATGCTTCAAAAAACAGGCCGCAAATTCCGGCGTTCCCATAAAGACGATTTTCATAGGGATAAATGTAAAAAACAGCCGCACCCTTTACAGCAAAATAGGGCAAAATGCTCATCGCATTTCACCCTGAACTGAATCAATCTGTAGGAAATCCTTAATCCACAATGCAGCGCACGGAATAGCCCAGCTGTTTTGGAGCCTCCCAGTATTCCGTCTTGGCGCCGGATGTGACATGCAGAACATGACCATAATAATTATCAAAATTCGTGGACCAGAAACCGGTCATTTCACCTGCATTTTCAAAACTTCCGCCATAGCCGTTTTCCCAACGACCTGCCGGGAGAGCCGAAAATCCGTAGGTGTCCGTGCCATTGCCGCTGTTCCAGCCGGACTTGGCCTTCAGCGCCGTCCCTGCCGTCGCAGAGCCTTCGGCTGTGGCGTTACCTCCACCCACAAGGGCAAGCATTGTCTGCATTTCGTCGTAACTGGGCAGGTGAGAACCGGCGGGGCATATTCCCTGAACATTTTTCTTTGCCTTGACCAGGGCTGCCAAGTCACCGCACCCGTCACCTACATCGAATCCGCAATTTGTCTTGCTGGAATCCATGGCACCACCCCAGGTGTAAAGCCTTCCGTACTTGGAGCAGTTGGCGTCATCTTCGCCGTAGCAGACACTTCCATAGGCCTTGTAATTCAGGTTTTCGGCCATCCATACCTGGTCCCCGATCTTTACGGTCTTGTAAACCTTGGTGTCACGGGAATCCGTCAAGGTCCCATACTCAAAAGAGGCATTGTCGCCTACATCGCCGTTATCGTTTGAGCCCGAGCCCTCCGAAGCAGAAACCAATTGCCAGTCTTCAGCAGAGCAGAGGTAATCCTTACCGAAAGTCTTGCTCAGTTCATTGCCATTCTTCTTGGTCGAACCATCCGTTTCACCATTGCACTCGCCCAGCTTAAAGTTGTTCCACCAGAAACGCTTGAAGAACTTCTCGAAGGCAGGAACATCTTCGCCCAATTCCCAAGAGCGGATGTTCGCACGGATTGCCGCAAGGTCAGCCGTGCTCGCCCAATCGGCGATGTCCGTCTTTTCATTCTCATCGTCCCAGGAGCCATCCTTTTCGATGTCGCTGGCAAAACCTGCCAGACGGTTGGAAAGATTCCCTTCGGAAAGATTGCCCTGCATCAGGATGCTTATGGCCAGGAGGGCCGCATTGTCATCCCCTTTCGCAAAGATATCCAGGTCTTCGGCAGAGGCATTATCCACCTCTATCCCGAAGGCCTTGAACACATCGGACTCGGCCTTTTTCTTTGCCGAGGAAATCGTCTCGCCAGAACCCACAAGTTCAACAACCCTTTCGTATTCCAGATGAGTCAGCAGGTTGATATTGGCCGTTTCTCTTTCGGACAAATCCACTAGGGCGTTCAAGGTAATCTGGCTCTTGGATACCTCGCCGGTCACTTCGTTGCGGTAGAAGCCCTCCGTTTCCAGCAGGGCGAACTGCGACTTGAGAGAAATGTCCTTTATAAGGAACGTTCCCGTGTCGCTGGCAATTTTGCCCTTAAAGCTCTTCCCCGTCTGGTAAAGTTTCCCGGATTCTACCAGGGTTGCTCCATCCAGTTCTTGCACGGTAATGCTAGACCCCTGAAGGAACGGTCCCTTCTGGGAAACACCCGCTACGGTACGATCTTCTATGGCAATAATCTGGGTCTCTTCGCTGGTGCCACCAGAAGTCTTGTTCTCTCCACTGCAAGCGGCGAGAAGTAAAAGAAGCAAGGAGATTGCCGCAGTCGCTACGCTCCTTTGCAATGACTTTCGCATTAGAACAATCTGATTTTTTTCCATTTTAAGCATTCTGCATCTCCTGTATGTTTTTTGTCAAAGGGAATAGTTGAAGGTTCAGGCGGTAGACACGGTCCATGCCGTCGTCTTCGGTGGCGATGGCCACCACCTTCTTGCGGAATTCCGCCAGTTCTTCCACAATTTTCTTGTAGGCTCTCTGGGTGAGACCCATGGTAATGCCCGAAACGTTCCTCTCCGAAAGAGGCAAGTTCTTGATGGCGTCCAAGGCAAAGTTTCCCATCTGCAGGTGCATCTGCTGAATGGTCAGGGGAACGAAACTCATTTCGCCCGTAGAGACCGACTTGTCCGACTGGCTGTAGGATCCGTCACGGTTTTTCACCAGAAGGCCGAGACTTTCCAGATAGCGCACGGATTCCTTCACCTCACTGGCCGTCAACTTGGGCAGGCAGCAGTCCGCCACCTTCTTGGGAAACATTCCCGGCACATGGGGAACCAATTCGCGAAGCACGGGATTTTTCCAGGATTCGTAATACCCCATAGAATCCTTGCCCAAAACGTTCACCTTGTGGGCCTGGGCAAGGGCCTGCATCTCGTCGTAGGCCTTTTTTCTGGCGGGCCCCAACTTGGACTGGTTGTAGGTGACCAGGGACTTGAAATACGCTTTTTCGAAGCCCTCCAGGCCCATGGCCTGGGCGACGCGCTCGGCGCCTGTCCCCCGAAGGGAACTCTTGCCTTCGCTGACCAGCTTGAGGAACACCGGCGAAACATAACCGGCCCGCCGGGCGAAATCGCGCCAGGTAAGGCTGTGGCGCTGCTTGTTCTCGGCAAACCATTGCCGCATGAACTCGCGATAGTCTTGAAAATTGGTTACTGATTGCATACCCTGAAATTAGATGTTTTTTTCGGGAAATGCAACATTTTTTGATACAAACACGCCAAATTTTGCAATTATACGCTTTTGTAGCATATTTTTAATTTTTTCATGATACAAAACAGGCGAAAAAGAGCTAAAAACGGCAAACCGGAGGCCAATATAGACCAGGACTATTTTTTTCTCTTGCCCATTGAACCCCATTTTCTACCTTTACCGCCGTCATGAGAATTCCGCTCCAGCTTGCCGTCATTTTCGCCATCTGTGTCGCCGGAGAAGTGCTCCACCGCGTCGTGGGAGTGCCCCTGCCCGGCAACATCATCGGCATGGTCCTTCTCCTGATTTTACTTTGTACAAAAGTCATCAAGCCGGAGCACATTTCGGGCGTCTCCAGTTTTTTCCTGAAATACCTGGCCCTGTTCTTCTTGCCGCCAAGCATTGCCATCATGACCGTAGGCGACGACGTTCTTTCCAAGTGGCCGCTGTTGCTGTTCCTGTGCATCGTCTTTACGCTTGTGACCATCGCCATGGGCGGCTGGGCAACCCAGTTCCTTATCCGCAAGCAGGAATACCGGGAAAACTTGGCTCTGCGCGCGGAGCGGCTTGCCAGGCGGGCTGCACAGAACAAGACCGAAGGGGGCAAGCCATGAGCGCCATCATCAATTCTCCCCTGTTCGGCATCTTGCTGACGCTTGTGGCCTTCGAAATTGGCGTGCTCATCAGCCAAAAGTTCAAGTATTCCTTCTTGAACCCGCTGCTCATCGGCAACGTCCTTATCGTCGGGTTCCTGCTGATTACGGGCGTAAGCCTCGAAAGCTACAACGTAGGCGGCGACTACATTTCTGTAATGCTGTCGCCTGCCACCGTGGTCCTTGCCGTTCCACTTTACAGACAAATTCAAAAACTCCAGCATTTCTGGAAACCCATCCTTGCAGGGATTTTTGCAGGATCTTTCACTGCCATGGCCTGCGTCATTGTGGCCGGCAAACTTTTGGGGCTCACTAAGGCGCTGACACTGTCGCTCCTTCCCAAGTCCGTCACCATCCCCATGGGGAGCGTCATCTCCGAACAGATCGGCGGCATTCCCTCGGTGACCATTATCGCCATCACCGTCACGGGAATCACGGGAGCGGTTACTGCCCCTGCCGTGTGCAGGTTCTGCCGC
Coding sequences:
- a CDS encoding RNA methyltransferase, which gives rise to MDAYRVLLLWQKEGTFIKESGLSPFAMELALGVCRRHLYLQYFIKSLTKKKPSLEVCTILEMGLFQMFFMEVPDHAAVSTSVELSKAANLQEGSARLVNAVLHAARRSGLPQLPPQRVRRVSVENSVPESLVRRWFDIYGADRAEALAKDTLERPSEWLRVNLQKTTVEALVKKLSLTLNFEIRNPNSELVYGRYIQVPTDAKLKPILESESFANGEFSLQNPAAYEVVKLLDLKPGQKVWDACAAPGGKSALMAEMDPTLDILASDVSEFRVEKMQDLLDRLGLVNVRLECIDALLSPRSNSEFRIPNSEFDRILLDVPCSNMGVIARRPESKYRITPESVKELAELQSRLLASVSQALKVGGVLVYATCSPDPMETTQVVNRFVKEHPDFEKSGEPVYPGAEDSRFDGFFAQALRRKG
- the fmt gene encoding methionyl-tRNA formyltransferase, with product MKIVFMGTPEFAACFLKHLKECDFADVVAVVTQPDRPAGRGRVLTPPPVKQLALEFGLPVLQPTDLKDPEFEDALRAYGADLFVVVAYSILPKNILSVAKFGAVNVHGSLLPKYRGAAPVQRAIADGLKETGVTVFRLDEKMDHGPILAQRTVAIDHQDTTASLLGKMVAPGCEALDDAICQLLEGREKDLTQDHAQASGAPKLKKEEGLIDFNLPAAVIHNRIRAFNPWPGGYGKLGGRMVYLRKTDTPEVESKLTPGAVEFKDNRFYVGTGDGLLEVLEIQAEGKKPMPVADFMRGIQNREGLCFC
- a CDS encoding fibrobacter succinogenes major paralogous domain-containing protein yields the protein MQGNLSEGNLSNRLAGFASDIEKDGSWDDENEKTDIADWASTADLAAIRANIRSWELGEDVPAFEKFFKRFWWNNFKLGECNGETDGSTKKNGNELSKTFGKDYLCSAEDWQLVSASEGSGSNDNGDVGDNASFEYGTLTDSRDTKVYKTVKIGDQVWMAENLNYKAYGSVCYGEDDANCSKYGRLYTWGGAMDSSKTNCGFDVGDGCGDLAALVKAKKNVQGICPAGSHLPSYDEMQTMLALVGGGNATAEGSATAGTALKAKSGWNSGNGTDTYGFSALPAGRWENGYGGSFENAGEMTGFWSTNFDNYYGHVLHVTSGAKTEYWEAPKQLGYSVRCIVD
- a CDS encoding TIGR02147 family protein, which produces MQSVTNFQDYREFMRQWFAENKQRHSLTWRDFARRAGYVSPVFLKLVSEGKSSLRGTGAERVAQAMGLEGFEKAYFKSLVTYNQSKLGPARKKAYDEMQALAQAHKVNVLGKDSMGYYESWKNPVLRELVPHVPGMFPKKVADCCLPKLTASEVKESVRYLESLGLLVKNRDGSYSQSDKSVSTGEMSFVPLTIQQMHLQMGNFALDAIKNLPLSERNVSGITMGLTQRAYKKIVEELAEFRKKVVAIATEDDGMDRVYRLNLQLFPLTKNIQEMQNA
- a CDS encoding CidA/LrgA family protein; its protein translation is MRIPLQLAVIFAICVAGEVLHRVVGVPLPGNIIGMVLLLILLCTKVIKPEHISGVSSFFLKYLALFFLPPSIAIMTVGDDVLSKWPLLLFLCIVFTLVTIAMGGWATQFLIRKQEYRENLALRAERLARRAAQNKTEGGKP
- a CDS encoding LrgB family protein; the protein is MFGILLTLVAFEIGVLISQKFKYSFLNPLLIGNVLIVGFLLITGVSLESYNVGGDYISVMLSPATVVLAVPLYRQIQKLQHFWKPILAGIFAGSFTAMACVIVAGKLLGLTKALTLSLLPKSVTIPMGSVISEQIGGIPSVTIIAITVTGITGAVTAPAVCRFCRIKHKVAQGIAIGTASHALGTTKAMEMGEVQGAMSGLAIGIAGLFTAVVAPVLTALS